The genomic window TCACGACAACGGGCGGCTTTCGCATATTCATAACTATCCCTAAGCAAAACGACAAGGAGAATGAGCATGAAGATAATAGCAGTCGATGACGATAAGCTCGTGGCGATATCGCTTAAAACGATTCTTGAAGCGACAGGCAAGGTCGAGGTCGCAGCGCTCGGCTCTAACGCCGAAGATGCGGTCAGGCTCTACAAGGAGCACAGGCCTGATGTGGCGCTGCTCGATATACGCATGGGCGAGGTGACAGGGCTCGATGCCGCCAAGGAGATACTGGCGCTTGACAAAGATGCGAGAGTGCTTTTCCTGACGACATTCTCTGATGATGAATACATAGTCGAGTCGCTCAAAATAGGTGCAAAGGGCTATATCCTGAAGCAGGATTTTGACGACATAGTTCCGGCACTCGAAGCTGTTATGAGCGGAGCAAACGTCTTCGGCAGCGAGGTCACGAGCCGTATTCCTGAGCTTATGAACAGCCGCACGAACACAGGCTTTGACTTTGAGAAATACGACATCAGCGAGCGTGAGCAGGAGATAATAACTCTCGTAGCAGAGGGTCTTAGCAACAAGGAGATATCCTCAAAGCTGTTTTTAAGCGAGGGAACGGTGCGAAATTATCTGAGCACCATTCTTGAAAAGCTCGGCCTGCGTGACAGGACACAGCTGGCGGTGTTCTACTATAAAGAGGTAAGAGGTTAAATATAATGGCAAAGGTAAAAAGCGTTTTCATCTGCCGTGAGTGTGGAGCGGAAACATCAAAATGGAACGGCCGCTGCCCTTCCTGCGGCGAGTGGAACACCTTGGAGGAAACTGAGAGCGTGGTGAGCTCTGCCGTTCCCAAATCAAAAAGGAGCGCTGTTAAGGATATATCCGACAGCATCTACGGTATAAACGATGTCGAGATGGACAAGGACGAGGTGCGCTACAAAACAGGCCTTAACGAGCTTGACAGAGTGCTCGGCGGAGGGCTTGTCAAGGGCTCGCTCGTGCTGCTCGGCGGTGAGCCGGGTATCGGCAAGTCAACACTTCTCTTGCAGATATGCCAGCACCTGGGAGATGACCATACCATATTATATGTATCGGGCGAGGAGAGCGCAAGGCAGATAAAGCTGCGTGCGCACAGGCTGGGCGTTGACTCGGAAAACCTCTACCTGCTCGCTCAGACCGACTGCGAGGCAATATGTGCAGCCATAGTCAAGGAAAAGCCTGAGATAGTCATGATAGACTCTATCCAGACGATGAGCATAAACGGCCTTACCGGCACGCAGGGCAGCATCACCCAGGTGAGAGAGTGTACCAATATGCTCATGCACACCGCCAAGAATGAAGAGATACCCATGATAATAGTCGGCCACGTCAACAAGGACGGCAACATCGCAGGCCCTAAGGTCATGGAGCATATAGTCGATGCCGTCACCGTGTTCGAGGGGCAGAGAAACCTGCCGTACCGCATACTGCGTGCTGTTAAGAACCGCTTCGGCTCGACGAATGAGATAGGCGTGTTTGAAATGGCCGGCAGCGGCCTGCGTGAGGTCGAGAACCCCTCGGCTATGCTGCTTGAGGGCAGGCCTGTGGGCGTTTCGGGGTGCTGCGCTATGTGCGTTATGGAGGGCTCTCGCCCGATAATGGCAGAGGTGCAGGCGCTCGTCACAAAGTCCGGCTTCTCTTCGCCGAGAAGGACATCGACGGGGCTTGACCTTAACAGACTGTACATGATAATAGCCGTGCTCGAAAAGCGCCTCGGTTTCTTTTTCGGGGGGCTCGATGCTTACCTGAACGTCATCGGCGGTATGCGCATAGACGAGCCTGCCTGTGACCTTCCTGCTGCCGCTGCTCTCTGGTCGGGGCTTACTGACAAGCCGATAGGGGAGGATATTATCCTGCTCGGCGAGATAGGCCTGGGCGGCGAGGTCAGGGGCATACCCTTTGCAGAGCAGCGTATCCATGAAGCAGTCCGCATGGGATTTGGCAGGATAATACTGCCACGTTCTTCCCTGAAGGGTGTCAGGACGGACAATTTACCCATAAAAGTCGTAGGTGTCAGCAGTATAAGACAGGCTTTTGATGCAATATAGGCAACACCGCACGACCACCAGCTGGCGCCTATGGCGTATATAAAAATATGAATATTTATGTAAATGTTACCATTTTTGGACAGTTGGGCAAAAAATATTAAGATTTTTGTTAAATATGACAAAAAGATTACAGACATTTTCGGCTAATCTGCTGATTGAATAAATGTGATAATTGTGTTAAAATATGTGTATAGTTTATGTTGAGGAGATATCGCTCAATATGGATTAAATAAAGATTTGGAGGAAAATCAAATGAAAATTTCTAAGATTTTCGCAGGAATGTCTGCAGCTGCTATAGCTGCTTCTCTCATGGCTGCAATTCCTGCAAGCGCTGAGTTCCCGACAGAGGTCGTTGAGTCTGAGATCACAGACTTCACAGGCTTCGGTGCTCAGGGCTATGTAATGGGCAATGCTACATGGAACTGGAAGTCTACAGTTACAGATGCAAACGCTGACGGTACACTCACAGCTGAGTACAGCTACAAGGAGCTTGCTGAGCAGTCCAAGGGTGAAGGTGATACAGCAGTAGGTAATGCTGGTGTTCAGATCTTCGCTAACGGCGATATCGCTAAGGGCTCTTGGATCACCTGCGATGTTGACTACAAGGTAGTTACATCTGACGGCCAGGAGAAGACAGGCACAGGCAAGATCGATACTTCTAATCCAGACACTGCAAATGTAGGCGTTGAGCTCTGGGGCTACGGCGCAGAGTGGGAAGTTCTCGACACAGCTACAGCTACAGTTGAGGTAACATTCTCTAACGCAGTTCTCCACGAGAAGGCTCCTGAGCCCGAGTGGAACACAAAGAATGAAGTTGCTAACGATACATACGCAGGCGACTGGGCTGGCGACGGCTTCTTGTATGACGATTTCACAAAGATCGACACATCCAAGGACATGAAGGTAACTATCGAGTATACACTTAATGACGGTTTTGATTACTATCTCGCAGCTCCCATAGACGCTCACGGCTGGGGCAAGCTCTACAACGAGAAGGACGACGTTAAGAAGGATTGGATCCAGGGCGTAACTCTCAAGTCTTCACTTACAGATGAGGAGCTTGAGGCTACAGAGGAGCCTACACTCCAGAACGACGGTTTCTTCGTACTTAAGAAGTCCGGCACACTCACATTCAAGGTAGCAGGCGCTGCTATCGAGGCTATGAAGGAGAACGCTGCAACTGATCCTGATAAGGATACAGGCGAGATCTGGTACGGTATGGGCTTCCAGGTTTACGGTGTAACTATCAACAAGGCTACATATGAGTATGTTGGCGAGGAAGAGGAGAGCGAAGCTGATACTATCGAGTTCAACGAGG from Ruminococcus sp. NK3A76 includes these protein-coding regions:
- the radA gene encoding DNA repair protein RadA, producing the protein MAKVKSVFICRECGAETSKWNGRCPSCGEWNTLEETESVVSSAVPKSKRSAVKDISDSIYGINDVEMDKDEVRYKTGLNELDRVLGGGLVKGSLVLLGGEPGIGKSTLLLQICQHLGDDHTILYVSGEESARQIKLRAHRLGVDSENLYLLAQTDCEAICAAIVKEKPEIVMIDSIQTMSINGLTGTQGSITQVRECTNMLMHTAKNEEIPMIIVGHVNKDGNIAGPKVMEHIVDAVTVFEGQRNLPYRILRAVKNRFGSTNEIGVFEMAGSGLREVENPSAMLLEGRPVGVSGCCAMCVMEGSRPIMAEVQALVTKSGFSSPRRTSTGLDLNRLYMIIAVLEKRLGFFFGGLDAYLNVIGGMRIDEPACDLPAAAALWSGLTDKPIGEDIILLGEIGLGGEVRGIPFAEQRIHEAVRMGFGRIILPRSSLKGVRTDNLPIKVVGVSSIRQAFDAI
- a CDS encoding response regulator transcription factor; protein product: MKIIAVDDDKLVAISLKTILEATGKVEVAALGSNAEDAVRLYKEHRPDVALLDIRMGEVTGLDAAKEILALDKDARVLFLTTFSDDEYIVESLKIGAKGYILKQDFDDIVPALEAVMSGANVFGSEVTSRIPELMNSRTNTGFDFEKYDISEREQEIITLVAEGLSNKEISSKLFLSEGTVRNYLSTILEKLGLRDRTQLAVFYYKEVRG